The Candidatus Eisenbacteria bacterium nucleotide sequence AGAAGGAGCCACGCGCCGAGGATCCGCGCCGCCGCGCGCGCGCGGCCGCTCTCCAAGCGGCTTCTCACCTCCTCGAAGCCGAAACCGGCGAGGACCGCGATCGAGAAGAGAAAGGGGAACTGCAGCCGGTGAAGACCGCTCGAGAAGCGTGCGAAGGGGAGGAGGCGATAGAAGAGCGAATAGATCGGCCCGGAGAAAGCGAGAAGAAGCGCGGCTGCTGCGAGCGCGGCGAAGAAGCGGACCTCTCGCTTCCTCGAGAGAACGAGCGCCGAGAGGGCGAGAAGAAGCGGAACGACCCCAGCGTATCCGATGAAGCCGAGATCGGACGGATGGGAGAGAGGGCCGTCGAGGGCGGCGAGCCAGAACGTTTCGTCGACCGGATTCCCGAAAAAGTCGGGGAGAAACGGACGGAGGAGGGACCACGGTCCGGGCTTGTGCTCGGCGAGGATGATGGAGAGGGGGACTTCCTTCCGTTCGCTGAGCGATCCGAGCTCCGCCGTGGGAAGGATCTGGAAGAGGACGAGGCCGAACCCGACGAGAACGAGACCGCCGAGCGCGGCGACGCGAACGAAGCGGCGCCTCCTCTCGCCGGCCGGGCTCCCCGCTCCGGCGAAGAGGACGAACGCGGCGAGCGCGAGAAGGCCGTAGAGCATCGTCTGCGGAAACCCGCCGAGAAAGGCGAGCGCGACCGCCGCCGGAAGAAGGCGTCCGCCGCCCCCTTCCAAGAAGCGCTTCGAGAGGAGAAAGAGGAGCGGAATCCAGCAGCCGGTCGCGATGTGGGTCGGGTGGCCGAGGTAGGTCGCGAAGTAGGCGTTGAACACGAAGGCGACCGCGCCGAGAAGAGAGCCGGCCGCGCCGACTCGAAAGCCTCTCAATAATAAATACAAAAACCATCCACCGAGCAAGAGATGGACCGCGACGAAGATCCCCATCGCCCGCCGCGGATCGACCGAATAGAGAAGAAGGTTCAGCGGGTGGAAGACCGCGGATTGAAGATCGGCGAGGTGCGGGGCGCCGCACAAGATGCCGGGATTCCAGAGCGGGATGCGTCCCGCCCGGATCTCCTCTTGGGAGAAGAACCTCCTGGGGAAGTAGGTTTCGGCGGCGTCATCGCGGAAGCTCGGCCGCTGGAGGTCCTCGATCGAGGCGGATGCGCGCCAAGGAAGCCAGCGCAACATGTTGCTCGTTACGAGCGCGCGGTCCCCCAAAAGCGTGTCCCAGAAGAAGAGGAGGAGAAGGACGAGAAGGAACAAGACCGGGAGAAGCTCATCGCGGGCGCGCCGGGGCGTTTCGCGATCGTCGTTCATGAGCGGCGGAGCTCTCTCCAAAGGCCGACCATCTGCGTCATCGTCCGCACAATCTCGCGGACCCGGTAGCGGCTTCCGCCCGACCGGCGGCGGAAGTGCGTCACCCCGACCTGCACGATGCGGAAGCCGGCGCGGCGCGCCTTGAGGAGGACTTCGGCGTCGATGAGGCCGCGCGTCGACCGTAGGGTGATTCGATCGAACACCTCTCTCCGGTACAGCTTGAACCCGCAGTTCACGTCGCGAATCGGAAGACCGAAGAAGAGCTTGAGGGACATATTGTATACCCAGGAGACGACCCGGCGCTCCCATCCGTCCATCCGGCGGATCTTGTAGGCCGAGACGATGTCCGCCTCGCGGATGAGAGGGAGAAGCTTGGAGAGCTCGGCGACGTCGAACTGCAGGTCGCCGTCCGTGTAGAAGATGAGATCGTAGCGCGCCGCGGCGAAACCGCTCCGGAGCGCGATCCCATACCCCTGATTCTTCGGGTGGCGGACGACCCGGATGCGGCGGTTCTCGCGCGCGAGCGCGTCCGCGATCTCGCCGGTCCGGTCGGTCGAGCCGTCGTCGACGATGATCACCTCGTGCTCCGAGGCGAGATCCCGGAGAACGAGGTCCGCCCGGCGGGCGAGCTCCTCCACCGTCTCTTCCTCGTTGCAGGCGGGGAAGAAGAACGAGATCGTCGGCTTGTCGATGTTTCCGCCCACGGTCACTCCGTGATGTACCCCAAGCTCTTCAGGTTCTCTCTCTCCTGCTCGGTGAGCTCGGGGTAGCCCTCCGGCGCCGTCCCTTCGCGCGCGGCGATCCACTCGCGGAGGAGGCGCTCCATCTCCGCCCGCTTCTCAATCGCGTCCTCCGAGCGGTTCTGCTTCTCGGCCGGATCGTCCGAAAGATCGAAGAGCTCGGAGACGTCCGTGCCGTCTTTCGTGATCAGCTTCCAATCGCCGAAACGGACCGTGTGGCGCGGTTCGGTCTTCCACACCTCTTTGGGCGGGAAGACCTCCGCGAAGACCGGAGCGTCTTCCATCGGTTGCTCCTGGAGCGCGGCGGCGAAGGAGCGCCCCTCGATCGCCGAAGGATCGGACGGAATGCCGAGGAGGTCGAGGATCGTGGGGAAGAGATCGATGTTCCGCACGGTCGCGTCGAGGATTCGTTCTTCCCGTGCGATCCCCGGTCCCGAGAGGATGAGCGGGACTTGAAGCGAGGGCTCGTAGAGCATGATGTCGTGCCCGAAGTAACGGTCATGTTCGTAGAGCACCTCTCCGTGGTCGGCGGTGAGAACGACGAGCGTGTTCTCGAGGAGACCAAGATCCTTTAGTCGTGAAAGAACGATCCCCACTTGTTGATCGGTGAACGCGACCTCGCCGGCATACAGGCTTCGAAAGCGCTCTACCTCTTCGTCGGGGAGGTCGATCGCGCCCTCCCAGACCTTCTGGAGCGTCGGCACGTCCGGCTGGAGCGGCGAATCGGGGCTCGGGTCGTGGAGCGCCCGCATCGCGCCCGGCGGCTCGTAGGGCTTGTGCGGATGGAACCAGTGAAGCCAGATGAAGAACGGCTCTTTGGCCTCGAGCCGGAGCCAGTCGAGGACCGCAAGCGTGAGGAGGTCCTCGCCCGCTTCTTCCATCAACCGTTCGGCCCTCTCGCGTCCGTAGTTGTAGCGCTTCCAATAGATGTCGAAGCCCTGCGCGAGCCCGTATTTGTCGTCGAGCACATGGCTCGAGATGAAGGCGCCTGTTTGGTAGCCATGCTCGCGGAGCACTTCGGCGAGCGTTGTGTGCTCGGGCGCGAGGGTATAGCCGTGCGAGAGAACCTTGTGAGTTCGCGGATAGAGTCCGGTGAAGATCGAGGCGTGGGAGGGGAGCGTGATCGGAATCGAGCAGAACGCGTTCGTGAAGAGCGTTCCGCCTCGGGCGAGGCGATCGATCGCCGGCGTGCGCGCGTCCGTTCCTCCGTAGCAGCCGAGCCGGTCCGCGCGAAGCGTGTCCACCGTGATGAGAAGTAGGTTCGCCGGCGCCGTCTCCTTCCCGGCGCACGACGGGAAGAGAAGGACGAGCGCAAAGACGAAGAGAAGCGGCGATCGAAGGGAAGAAACCATCTCGCTCCGTTTCCCCGATGAGCGGCCGCGATTCCGGAAGTCGCCGGGCCGGCGGAAACCCGATTCGCGCGTTGCTTTGAAGCTACAATCGGCTCCCGATAGGGGTCAATGGGAAACCCCGGCTTCATCGGCGCGCCTCTCGATCCGGAAGAGCGGTCCGAAGGGTGCGACATCGAACCTCTCTCGCATTCCTTCTCCGGCATCTTCCGCGAAGACCGGCCCCCGCTCCAGAAGAGAGGGGACCGCGTGTTCGTATTGTCTTCTCGCCATGGCGTGGATCTCGATGTCCGGCCGGATCCCCTCCACAATCTGCACGTAACGAAGGACGGTCGCGCGCCCCCACGGGATGAGGATCTGAGCCCCGTTCGGGAGGTCGGCGAGGAGAAGATCCCTCTCGCGCGCGAGGGTCGGCGCGCTGTGCCGATACCCGCCCTCTGCGCGGGCGGCGGAGACGATCTCCACGCCGTTCCCGAGGGCGAGGACGAGAAGGAGGATCGTTCCCGCGGCGCGGCGCTTGAGAAGAGAGGATGCCGTCCTCCGCAACGCCTCCATCGCAAGAGAGGCGGCGAGGGCGAGAAGGAGAAGCGAAGGGACGAGGAAGTCCTCGAGATCCTCCGTCCGGAAGTTGGAGAAGAAGAGCGTGTTTGCGACGAAGCCCCACGCGAGGAGGATCGCGGGCGCCCGGGGTCCGCCGGCGATCCCCGCGAGGAGCCCGGCGATTCCCGCGCACGCGACGAGCGTCCCGAGCGAAGCACGAACCGTCGCCGGAAACGTCCCCGCGCGCCCGCGCGCCGTTTCCCAGGTCGGGTCGAGCTTCCGCGCCGGACCTTCCCCTAACACTTTATACAAGAATCGATCTTCGAAGGTCTTCCCCGTGCGATCGGCATCCAGGATTCCCATGCGGGTTCGGGTCTCGATCTCGCGGAAGGCGTCGATCGGAGGGTCGGCCCGGTGGCGGATCGGGTGGTGGAGGTAGACACCGAGCGCGATCGGAACGAGGAGAAGCCCGGGCGCGAAGCGCGCCGCCCGGCGGACCGAGCGGAGATGGAGGAGAACGAAGAGAACGTACCCCGGAAGGAAGAGCGCGGTCGAACCGTGGTGCGCGAAGCCGAGAGCGACCGCGTAGACCGCGAAAAGGAGATCCGAAGGCGCGCCGGTTCGTCTCCATCGGAAGAGAAAGAGAAGGGTCGCGGCGAGGAAGAAGAGATGAAGCGCGTACACTTCCGCGACGGTGGAGATGAACCAGAACGGGCGGGCGAAAGCGAGCCCGGCGATCGGCGCGGCGGCCGAGAGAAGGTTGCCGGTGATCTCCCTCGCCGCGAGCGCGAAGAGGAGGAGAGCGGCGGCGCCGAGAAGGGCGGAGAGCAGGTTCATCGTGTGCGCCGGGTCGAGAGGGGAGAGGACGATCGCGATCCGGCCGACCCACGTGTAGAGCGGATAGCCGGTCGCGTGCGCGATCCCGAGCGAAAAGGAAGCCGCGACGAGCTCCGCCGAATCGCTCCCCTCGACGTCCGGACGCGCCGTCGCGAAGAGGAAGAGAAGAGGGATAACGAGAAGGAGGGTCGAGAGAACGAGCTCCGTTCGGGTCGTGGTTCGCTCGGTCATCGCGTCCTCCGAGGCTTCTTCCTACACGATCGGCGCGCGGGTCCCAAGCATTATCGCATGCTCCGCCCGCAGCGGTCCTTGACCCCCTTCCCCTCTTCCCCTACCATCACCGCCACGCGAAGGGATCGTGCGGCGTGACGAAGAACCTGTGGCTACGGACAATCGGGCTTCTCTTCCTCGCTCTCTCCTCGTGCTCCACGAGGGACGAGAACACGCTCGTCGGATCGGATTTCTTCGGCCGGCGCGACTGGGCCGAGCCGGTCGAGGACGGGTCGAAGACGGTGGTCCGCCAGGACACGTTCTTCGAGGCGAGCGTTTTTCCGGGAGGGCAGGAGGACCTTCTCCTCGGCCGGCGGAGGAAGTTCGTCTTCTGGACCGCGGTCTACTTCGACACGCTTCCGAAGGAAAAGGGAGAGATCGTCGAGGCCCGCCTCACCGGCGTCCCCTGGTTCGCGGAAGGGGACGGCGCCGCGCGGATCGATCGCATCAAGAAGACATGGAACGAGACGACCGCGAGCGAGACGCTCGATGTCGCGGTCGGCCCCGACGCTTCGCTCGCCCCTTCCCTCGACGCCGAGATCCCAATCGAATGGGTTCAGAGCTGGATCGATTCATCGGCGGGGAACCACGGGGTTCTTCTTCGGCTTGGGGATGAGGACGAGGCGTTCTTCCGCTTTCCCGCGCGCGAGGCGGACACGACGAGCGCGGGGGAGCGCTTCCGGCTGCGCGTCACGGTCGCCGACACGACCGGCGCGGAATCGACCTATGTCTCCTCGGCGAGGCTCGACCGTTTCTACGCGTTCAAGGTGGAAGCGGGCTCGTACGTCGCGGAGAACATGGGCGCGGACACTCTTCTCGTCGGGATGCGGGAGAGCATGGCAAACCAGATCCTCTTCGATCTTCTCCTTCCCGAGGAGCTCCGCGACGCCGCGGTGAACCGGGCGGAGATCGTCCTCACGCTCGCGCGTCCCCCTTCGGCCGGAGCCGATGCCTTCTCCCTGAGGGCGAGCCGCGTTCTCAACGACACGCTCGTCGCCGATTCGATCGTTGTCGAGAACGCCGTGCTCGGAAGCCGGACGATCGACGCCGGAGCGGTCTCGGGGGATACGGTGGCGATCCCGCTCACGAGCATCGTGCGAAACTGGTTCAGCGAGCGTTTGTGGGATCGAAGGATCGTCGTTCGCTCCTCAATCGAGCGCGCGCGCGATCGTTGCGCGGTCTTCTATTCGACCGAGGCTCCGGATTCGCTTCGGCCTCGGCTCCGGCTCCTCTACACCCCGCTCCGTTCGGAAGACGGATAGCGGGAGGAGACATCGTTGCGCCGTCTCTTCCTCGTGAGCGCTCTTCTTCTCGCCGCCACGATCGCGCGGGCCGATTCGCAGTTCGGCGCGGGCGGGCTCGGCGTCGCGCTCTCCCCGACAAACGCGCGCGCCTGGGCGCTCGGCGGGATCGCGATCGGTCTCGACGATTCGCTCCGACTCTCGCTCGCGAACCCGGCGGCGCCGGCCGGTCTCCGCAGCGTCTCGATGAGCGCCGTCTATCTGGCGGACCGCCGGTCGGCGAGCGACGCGAGGGGCGAGGCGTTCTTCACGAGCAGCGGCATCCCGCTCTTCGAGTTCCTCATCCCGTTCGGCTCCCGGTTCGGGGTCGGGTTCGGCTACGACGTGGAAGGGGATCTCGGGACCGCGCGCACCCGCATCCCGTTCCTTCCCGACGAGGCGCCGGTCGAGCCGCACGCGAGGCACTTCGAGAGGAGCGGCGCGCTCTTCCGGGTCCCGGCCGCCCTCTGCTTCCGGCTGTTCGAGGATCTTCGCGTCGGTTTCCGGCTCGACAATTACTTCTTAAACATCGAAGAAACATACGATCTCGACTTCGACGATTCCTCGATCCGCTCGACGAGGGAGCGGCTCCGGACCGGGTGTTCCGGCGCGGGCGCGACCGCCGGGATTCTCGTCCCGCTCCACGAGCGCCTCCTGGTCGGGTTCGTCTATTCGTCCGGTGCGACGCTCGAAGGGGACCGGGAGCGGATCGGCGCGTCGGGGAGCGTGAGCACCGACCCGGTCGAGATCGGCGTCCCCGAGCGGATGGGGGGCGGTTTCTCCGTGCGTGTCGGCGAGGCGTGGACGGCGGGCGCGGACGTCGTCGTCTCCTCGTGGGAAGAGATCGAGGACACGGTCTTCGCGCTCGGCGGGTATCGGGACGTCGTCGCGTACGCGATCGGCGTCGAGCGCGCGCCGGGAAGGGACGACCCCGCTCTTCTTCGACTCCCCATTCGGGTCGGCTTCCGCGTCGATCCGATCGCCTACCGATCGGAGAACGGCGAGGAGATCTCCCGCTGGATCGCGACGATCGGGTCGGGCATTCCACTCGGAGGCGGCCGCGGGACGTTCGACTTCGGCATCGAGTACGGAAGCATCGGCGACAAGGGATCCGTCGGACTCGAAGAGAGCTACCTGAGAATCCTCGTCGGCTTCACTGGCCAAGAACCCTGGAGAAGGCGAAAGAGCTACGTCGAGTAGCCGCGTGCGCGGAGGGGAGCGGGGAGCGGTGAGCGCTCCCCGGATTTCGGCGATGTCTCTCGGGATTCGTCCCGCGTGTTTCCCTCACTCCGACGCCCGCTTCCGCACCGTTTCCCTTGATCTCGAACGATCGAGGGATATACGATCCGCGTCGCCGGACCGAGCGGGAGTGAGGGCGGAGAGAGCACGGAGGATCGACGGATCCTCCGGGGGATACGCGCGCCCGGACGCGGTCCACGAACCCTCGTGCTCCGCTCGACCGGATCGGCGTGGAGGCGATGCGGTTTCTAGACGGAACTCGGTTCGCGGGTCATAGACGGCGGGCGCTCGCAGACTAACGCTCGCTCCGAACCCGCGGCTGAGATTGAGACGTCTTGTCCGATCG carries:
- a CDS encoding glycosyltransferase family 2 protein, which gives rise to MGGNIDKPTISFFFPACNEEETVEELARRADLVLRDLASEHEVIIVDDGSTDRTGEIADALARENRRIRVVRHPKNQGYGIALRSGFAAARYDLIFYTDGDLQFDVAELSKLLPLIREADIVSAYKIRRMDGWERRVVSWVYNMSLKLFFGLPIRDVNCGFKLYRREVFDRITLRSTRGLIDAEVLLKARRAGFRIVQVGVTHFRRRSGGSRYRVREIVRTMTQMVGLWRELRRS
- a CDS encoding sulfatase, with the protein product MVSSLRSPLLFVFALVLLFPSCAGKETAPANLLLITVDTLRADRLGCYGGTDARTPAIDRLARGGTLFTNAFCSIPITLPSHASIFTGLYPRTHKVLSHGYTLAPEHTTLAEVLREHGYQTGAFISSHVLDDKYGLAQGFDIYWKRYNYGRERAERLMEEAGEDLLTLAVLDWLRLEAKEPFFIWLHWFHPHKPYEPPGAMRALHDPSPDSPLQPDVPTLQKVWEGAIDLPDEEVERFRSLYAGEVAFTDQQVGIVLSRLKDLGLLENTLVVLTADHGEVLYEHDRYFGHDIMLYEPSLQVPLILSGPGIAREERILDATVRNIDLFPTILDLLGIPSDPSAIEGRSFAAALQEQPMEDAPVFAEVFPPKEVWKTEPRHTVRFGDWKLITKDGTDVSELFDLSDDPAEKQNRSEDAIEKRAEMERLLREWIAAREGTAPEGYPELTEQERENLKSLGYITE
- a CDS encoding DUF2723 domain-containing protein, translating into MTERTTTRTELVLSTLLLVIPLLFLFATARPDVEGSDSAELVAASFSLGIAHATGYPLYTWVGRIAIVLSPLDPAHTMNLLSALLGAAALLLFALAAREITGNLLSAAAPIAGLAFARPFWFISTVAEVYALHLFFLAATLLFLFRWRRTGAPSDLLFAVYAVALGFAHHGSTALFLPGYVLFVLLHLRSVRRAARFAPGLLLVPIALGVYLHHPIRHRADPPIDAFREIETRTRMGILDADRTGKTFEDRFLYKVLGEGPARKLDPTWETARGRAGTFPATVRASLGTLVACAGIAGLLAGIAGGPRAPAILLAWGFVANTLFFSNFRTEDLEDFLVPSLLLLALAASLAMEALRRTASSLLKRRAAGTILLLVLALGNGVEIVSAARAEGGYRHSAPTLARERDLLLADLPNGAQILIPWGRATVLRYVQIVEGIRPDIEIHAMARRQYEHAVPSLLERGPVFAEDAGEGMRERFDVAPFGPLFRIERRADEAGVSH